The nucleotide window AATGCATATGGCTACCAATAACTTTCCAAAACCCTTGAAAATAAAAATCATTGATGAAGGACCCTTGAGATTAATAGGTTGCGTCTATTACGGCAACCCGTTTCATTTAAAAGAAGAATGGAACGTAGAAAATGAAATTGGACTACTCTGGAAGCGCTTTTATGGCCTGTATGAGAAATCTGGTGAAAAACTTGAAAATACAGTGAATGACGTTACTTATGAGGCACATGTCCAACCAGATGACTATGATGAAACTGGAAAATTTTACGTATATGTAGGCCTTGAAGTCAAGAAAATCGATGAAATGCCCCTTGAGATGTTTTGCAAGATTTTTCCCTCCACTGGTTACGCAGTGTTCACCTTCAAAGGAAGAGAAATGTTCAGAGGAGGAGAATTCATCTGGAAAGAGTGGCTGCCTGATTCTGAATACGAAGAAGCCTATCCCTATT belongs to Methanosarcina barkeri 3 and includes:
- a CDS encoding GyrI-like domain-containing protein, which encodes MATNNFPKPLKIKIIDEGPLRLIGCVYYGNPFHLKEEWNVENEIGLLWKRFYGLYEKSGEKLENTVNDVTYEAHVQPDDYDETGKFYVYVGLEVKKIDEMPLEMFCKIFPSTGYAVFTFKGREMFRGGEFIWKEWLPDSEYEEAYPYLILAYHKNRYFGLDNENSEVEYYIPIKSKKG